In one window of Orcinus orca chromosome 17, mOrcOrc1.1, whole genome shotgun sequence DNA:
- the LOC125961808 gene encoding UDP-N-acetylglucosamine--peptide N-acetylglucosaminyltransferase 110 kDa subunit-like has protein sequence MEGAVQAYVSALQCNPDLYCVRSDLGNLLKALGRLEGAKACYLKAMETQPNFAVAWSNLGCVFNAQGEIWLAIHHFEKAVTLDPNFLDAYINLGNVLQEAWIFDRAVAAYLCALSLSPNHAVVHANLACVYYEQGLIDLAIDTYRRAIELQPHFPDAYCYLAKALEEKGSVAEAEECYNTALRLCPTHADSLNDLANIKGDQGNFEEAVRLYCKALEVFADFAVAHSNLASVLQQQGKLQEALMHYKEAVRISPTFADAYCNMGDILKEMQDVQGGLQCYTRAIQINPALADAHSNLASIHKYSGNIPEAIASYRTALKLEPDFPDAYCDLAHCLQIVCDWTDYDERMKKLVSIVADQLERNRLPSVQPHHSMLYPLSHGFRKAIAESHGNLCLDEIGVLHKPPYEHPKDLKLSDGRLRVGYVSSDFGNHPTSHLMQSIPGMHNPDKFEVFCYALSPDDGTNFRAKVMAEAHHFIDLSQIPCNGKAADRIHQDGIHILVNMNGYTRGARNELFALRPAPIQAMWLGYPGTSGVLFMDYIITDQETSPAEVAEQYSEKLAYMPHTFFIGDHANMFPHLKKKAVIDFQSNRHIYDNRIVLNGIDLKAFLDSLPDVQIVKMKCPDGGDNADSSNTALNMPVIPMNTIAEAVIEMINRGQIQITINGFSLSNGLATTQINIKAATGEEVPRTIIVTTRSQYGLPEDAIVYCNFNQLYKIDPSTLQMWANILKRVPNSVLWLLRFPAVGEPNIQQYAQNMGLPQNRIIFSPVAPKEEHVRRGQLADVCLDTPLCNGHTTGMDVLWSGTPVVTMPGETLASRVAASQLTCLGCLELIAQNRQEYEDIAVKLGTDLEYLKKIRGKVWKQRTSSPLFNTKQYTMDLERLYLQMWEHYAAGNKPDHMIKPVEVTESA, from the coding sequence atggaaggggcagtacaagcttacgtctctgctcttcagtgcaatcctgatttgtactgtgttcgcagtgacctggggaacctgctcaaggccctgggtcgcttggaaggagccaaggcatgttatttgaaagcaatggagacgcaaccgaactttgcagtagcttggagtaatcttggctgtgttttcaatgcacaaggggagatttggcttgcaattcatcactttgaaaaggctgtcacccttgaccccaattttctggatgcttatatcaatttaggaaatgtcttgcAAGAGGCATggatttttgacagagctgtggcagcttacctttgtgccctaagcttgagcccaaatcatgcagtggtacatgccaatctggcttgtgtatactatgagcaaggcctgatagatctggcaatagacacctacaggcgagctattgaattgcaaccacatttccctgatgcttactgcTACCTAGCCAAggctctggaagagaagggcagtgttgccgaagcagaagagtgttataatacagctctgcggctgtgtcccacccatgcagactctctgaatgacctagccaatatcaaaggagaccagggaaactttgaagaggcagttcgcttgtattgtaaagcattagaagtcttcGCAGACTTTGCTGTtgcccattcaaatttagcaagtgtattgcagcagcagggaaaactgcaggaagctctgatgcattataaggaggctgttcgaatcagtcctacctttgctgatgcctacTGTAACATGGGAGACATtctaaaggagatgcaggatgttcagggaggcttgcagtgttatactcgtgccattcagattaaccctgcacttgcggatgcccacagcaatctggcttccattcacaagtattcagggaatattccagaagcaattgcttcttatcgcactgctctgaagcttgaacctgattttcctgacgcttattgtgatttggctcattgcctgcagattgtctgtgattggacagactatgatgagcgaatgaagaagttggtcagcattgtggctgaccagctggagaggaatcggttgccttctgtgcagcctcatcatagtatgctctatcctctttctcatggcttcaggaaggctattgctgagagccatgggaacctctgcttggatgagatcggtgtccttcataaaccaccgtacgaacatccaaaagacttgaagctcagtgatggtcgactgcgtgtaggatacgtgagttctgactttgggaatcatcctacttctcatcttatgcagtctattccaggcatgcacaatcctgataaatttgaggtattctgttatgccctgagcccagatgatggcacaaacttccgagcgaaggtgatggcagaagcccatcatttcattgatctttctcagattccgtgcaatgggaaagcagctgatcgcatccatcaagatggtatacacatccttgtaaatatgaatggttataccaggggtgctcgaaatgaactctttgctctcaggccagctcctattcaggcaatgtggctgggctaccctgggaccagtggcgtgcttttcatggattatatcatcactgatcaggaaacttcacctgctgaagttgctgagcagtattctgagaaactggcttatatgccccatactttctttattggcgatcatgctaatatgttccctcacctgaagaagaaGGCAGTCATCGATTTTCAGTCCAATAGGCACATTTATGACAATCGGATTGTGCTGAATGGCATcgacctcaaagcatttcttgatagtctcccagatgtgcagattgtcaagatgaaatgtcctgatggaggagacaacgcagacagcagtaatacggctcttaatatgcctgtcattcctatgaatactattgcagaggcagttattgaaatgattaacagaggacaaattcagataacaattaatggattcagtcttagcaatggactggcaactacccagatcaacattaaggctgccactggagaggaggttccccgtaccattattgtaaccacacgttctcagtacgggttaccggaagatgccattgtgtactgtaacttcaatcagttatataaaattgacccatctactttgcagatgtgggcaaatattctgaagcgtgttcccaatagtgtactgtggctgttgcgttttccagcagtaggagaacctaatattcaacagtacgcacaaaatatgggccttccccagaaccgtatcattttttcacctgttgctcctaaagaggaacatgttcggagaggccagctggctgatgtctgcttggacactccactctgtaatggacacaccacagggatggatgtcctttggtcagggacacccgtggtgactatgccaggagagactcttgcttcccgagttgcagcttcccagctcacttgtttaggctgtcttgagcttattgctcaaaatagacaagaatatgaagacatagctgtgaaactgggaactgatctagaatacctgaagaaaattcgtggcaaagtctggaagcagagaacatctagccctctgttcaacaccaaacaatacacgatggacctagagcggctctatctacagatgtgggagcattacgcagctggcaacaaacctgatcacatgattaagcctgttgaagtcactgagtcggcctaa